From Alphaproteobacteria bacterium, the proteins below share one genomic window:
- a CDS encoding PadR family transcriptional regulator produces MTDDKDLYAGLIRLHILHHASEEPVYGSWIMEELRHHGYDLSPGTLYPMLHKLERKGYLTSREERDGKRMRRIYTITPEGEAALLTARDKVRELFGELFEGS; encoded by the coding sequence ATGACAGATGACAAGGACCTCTATGCCGGGCTGATCCGGCTGCACATCCTGCACCACGCTTCCGAAGAGCCCGTCTACGGGAGCTGGATCATGGAGGAGCTGCGCCACCACGGCTACGACCTCAGCCCCGGCACGCTGTATCCCATGCTGCACAAGCTCGAACGCAAGGGCTACCTCACCTCGCGTGAGGAGCGCGACGGCAAGCGCATGCGGCGCATCTATACGATCACGCCGGAGGGCGAGGCCGCCCTTCTTACAGCGAGGGACAAGGTCAGGGAGTTGTTCGGCGAGTTGTTTGAGGGCTCGTAA
- a CDS encoding LLM class flavin-dependent oxidoreductase has protein sequence MQFSVFISSEHNPGPEATAGFAGHVEQIRLAREVGFDGVAMGNHLSYGETVWFPTIETLMRIAPEAEGMKMATCVLILPLYHPLLVAQQAALLDIATGGRFTLGVAPGWQQEEFKVLGIDFKTRMSRFRESVELIRRLYTEKGVTFAGRHFSTEDLTLVLQPLQKPRPPMWFGGSVKPAIRRAAELTDTALGDTWVASAHLHTSVIAGQANLYRETLDRLGKPQPKELPLLRNIVVAPDKETAIREAGPYLAASYKVFGQWGVFSEVAGLGKQTLELGELLADRIILGSPEQVAEQLLELAHATGFRRLITRIQWVGMEQRIVLRTIELLGTKVLPMLRRELG, from the coding sequence ATGCAGTTCAGTGTATTTATCAGTTCCGAACATAACCCCGGACCGGAGGCAACCGCAGGTTTCGCGGGACATGTAGAGCAGATCAGGCTCGCCCGCGAAGTCGGATTCGACGGTGTCGCCATGGGCAACCACCTGTCCTATGGCGAAACAGTATGGTTTCCGACCATCGAAACGCTGATGCGCATCGCGCCGGAAGCCGAAGGCATGAAGATGGCGACCTGCGTGCTGATCCTGCCGCTGTACCACCCGCTGCTGGTGGCGCAGCAGGCGGCGCTGCTGGATATCGCCACCGGCGGCCGCTTCACGCTCGGCGTCGCCCCCGGCTGGCAGCAGGAAGAATTCAAGGTACTCGGTATCGACTTCAAGACCCGCATGAGCCGCTTCCGCGAATCGGTCGAGCTGATCCGGCGGCTCTATACGGAAAAGGGCGTCACATTCGCCGGCAGGCATTTCAGCACCGAAGACCTGACCCTGGTCCTGCAACCGTTGCAGAAACCGCGCCCGCCCATGTGGTTCGGCGGCAGCGTCAAACCGGCCATCAGGCGCGCCGCGGAACTGACCGACACCGCGCTGGGCGATACCTGGGTCGCGTCGGCCCATCTGCACACGTCGGTGATCGCCGGTCAGGCAAACCTGTACCGGGAAACCCTGGACAGGCTGGGCAAGCCGCAGCCAAAGGAACTGCCGCTGCTGCGCAACATCGTGGTCGCGCCGGACAAGGAAACCGCGATCCGCGAGGCCGGGCCGTATCTTGCGGCCAGCTACAAGGTCTTCGGGCAATGGGGCGTGTTTTCCGAAGTTGCCGGCCTTGGCAAGCAGACGCTCGAACTCGGAGAACTGCTGGCCGACCGGATCATCCTCGGTTCGCCGGAACAGGTCGCCGAACAACTGCTCGAACTGGCGCATGCGACGGGGTTCCGGCGCCTCATCACCCGCATCCAGTGGGTCGGCATGGAGCAGCGAATCGTGCTGCGCACCATCGAATTGCTGGGCACGAAAGTCCTGCCCATGCTGCGCAGGGAATTAGGCTGA